A region of Desulfovibrio inopinatus DSM 10711 DNA encodes the following proteins:
- a CDS encoding SMR family transporter codes for MKYIVLILAIASEVAGTSALQASKEFTRLWASVAVVVCYGLSFYLLCLALRYFPVGIAYAIWSGLGIVLISIVGLVVFKQSLDLPAFIGIGLILVGVIVIELFSQASPH; via the coding sequence ATGAAATACATTGTGTTGATTTTGGCCATTGCCTCCGAGGTCGCCGGAACGTCGGCATTGCAGGCATCCAAAGAGTTTACCCGGTTGTGGGCATCCGTTGCCGTCGTTGTGTGTTACGGACTTTCCTTTTATCTGCTCTGCTTGGCTCTTCGCTATTTCCCCGTCGGGATTGCGTATGCCATCTGGAGTGGACTTGGGATTGTTCTCATTTCCATTGTCGGACTCGTTGTTTTCAAGCAATCACTCGATCTGCCTGCCTTCATTGGGATTGGTTTGATTCTTGTCGGAGTGATTGTCATTGAGTTGTTTTCGCAAGCATCGCCACACTGA